TTGCGGCGCACAATCACCAACTGATGATTGCATCAAATGCGGGGTAATAATCAGCAAACACATTGCTCTTGAGGCAAAACATCACGAAGGAGAGGAACAGCCGCCCCAGAGAAAAAAAATGGACATTTATGTTGAAGAGAAACCAAGCGCTACAAAAGCGATAGTACTTAATATCCTATTTCTTATTACCTGCCTCGTCGTATATATAGTTGCCTGCCCGTTTCTGACCGTAAACAATCTTAAAAAAGCCGTGGAACAACAGGATACAGCTGAAATGGCTAATTACATTGACTATGATTCACTCCGCGAAAGCCTTAAAAAGCAGTTCGACGACAAAATACTGCAAAGTAAAACAAAGGCAGGGGATCCGACTGCATCCCTGGCTGAAGCCTATGTATCAAAACTGACAGAGCCGATGCTTGATGAAGCTGTCACCCCTGAAGGCATTTTCAAGATGATGACAGGTTACAAACAGTTCAAAAACAAAAAAGTAGATCCGACTCTTGCCGAAGTTGGCGGTGGCGAACAAAAGGCCTTGTCAGGAATATTGATGGAGGCCAGAAGCAACTACGATTCTCTGAATGAATTTTCCATGGTAATTTCAACCGAAAAAGATAATGAAACGAGGATAGTCATGAAAAGATACGGAATTTTTTCGTGGAAAGTCGGTGAAATAATTCTGGGCGCCGAATAATAATACTGGTCATAATTAACTAATCTGGCAGCCAAATATTTGCTGCCAGATTTTCAGACCCTTTGCGCAGCAAGCAGCAAACTCATTTAAAAAGTAGTCCTTCCATGCATAATGATTACAAAACTTCAAACGTCTTTCACCATCCTCACCATTTCATAAATCATGATCACCATTTGGTTCCAATTCCAAATACAAGAGCGTAATTTGTCGTGTATGCCCCCTCTATGCTACCTGCCAAAGGAACATCCTGAACATTGAATCTGCCATCGCCAAACTGCACATAGGTTAAATCAAAGGACAGACTTTTCCCCTTGCCGTATCTGTAATCAAATCCCATGCCTGCTCCCCATATCTGGTCTAAGCGCATGAATACGGTATGGTCTTCTTCATCCATTGGAGCAGAAACATAAAATGCTCCGCTCTGGAGTGTTATCTGGGATGAAAGTCTGTAGTTGACCCCAAGAGTTGCTGCCCACAGATCATTATAATCCGCAGGTCTTGTCGCTATACTGGAATCCCCGATCTCTACCTCTTCAAATCCGAAATCAGAAAAATCAACCCAGGCGACATCAAGAGAGAATGACCAGTCGTTCTGAAATTCATGATAGATGCCCCCGGCAAGAACCTGTGGAGTGCCTGTATCAAAGGAAACATCCTGATTAAGGAGATGTCTCCTTTCTTCGGTTATGCCTGACAGATCCGGGCTTCCGTCCATGCTGACCGAAACCTTTGATCTGTATACAAGGCCTAAGCGAGTCATTTTTGTCGGTTCGTATAGTATTCCAAGATTAACTCCAGCGCCCCATCCGTCTGCTTCAAGCTCAAATGAACCGTCACTGGTGTCTGCGCCATTGAAAATGGCTTT
Above is a genomic segment from Desulforegula conservatrix Mb1Pa containing:
- a CDS encoding DUF2939 domain-containing protein, which produces MICPNCGAQSPTDDCIKCGVIISKHIALEAKHHEGEEQPPQRKKMDIYVEEKPSATKAIVLNILFLITCLVVYIVACPFLTVNNLKKAVEQQDTAEMANYIDYDSLRESLKKQFDDKILQSKTKAGDPTASLAEAYVSKLTEPMLDEAVTPEGIFKMMTGYKQFKNKKVDPTLAEVGGGEQKALSGILMEARSNYDSLNEFSMVISTEKDNETRIVMKRYGIFSWKVGEIILGAE
- a CDS encoding OmpP1/FadL family transporter, with product MKFLGFVAGFTLFVSLIASESFALGPGFAGVTANADTAETVVTNPAGMTRFKKASGYGSPMVVYMKSETKITETETGRKQSLSDESVIPAPGFSYIQPIDKKWAIGVGPNAVAGLGASYDNDWLGRYFLKEWSLNFAGIAPSAAYRVNDKLSVGASIPLMYSMYSLEKAIFNGADTSDGSFELEADGWGAGVNLGILYEPTKMTRLGLVYRSKVSVSMDGSPDLSGITEERRHLLNQDVSFDTGTPQVLAGGIYHEFQNDWSFSLDVAWVDFSDFGFEEVEIGDSSIATRPADYNDLWAATLGVNYRLSSQITLQSGAFYVSAPMDEEDHTVFMRLDQIWGAGMGFDYRYGKGKSLSFDLTYVQFGDGRFNVQDVPLAGSIEGAYTTNYALVFGIGTKW